From a region of the Stegostoma tigrinum isolate sSteTig4 chromosome 25, sSteTig4.hap1, whole genome shotgun sequence genome:
- the trabd gene encoding traB domain-containing protein isoform X1: MEEDQREAVASLTPLAVSADDPQNMSDVQQNLSDEDAFKLLWEMKMRKRQGKPNLPDTVTELDTEDGCKVYLVGTAHFSESSRKDVVKTIQEVQPDVVVVELCQYRVSMLKMDEKTLLKEAREINLDKLQQAIKQNGVMSGLMQILLLKVSAHITEQLGMAPGGEFREAFKEAGKVPFCKFHLGDRPIPITFKRAIAALSIWQKVKLAWGLCFLSDPISKDDVEKCKQKDLLEQMMSEMIGEFPDLHRTIVAERDVYLAYMLKQAAKPLELPLALGPEPSQQIPSVVVGVVGMGHIPGIEKNWNNLLNIQELMSVPPPSLAAKVFKFAVKATLMGLMGYGCYRVGKGTIHLILSRPFIQSYLHKFTNQIF, encoded by the exons ATGGAGGAAGACCAAAGGGAG GCAGTGGCAAGTCTGACACCCCTAGCGGTATCTGCTGATGATCCACAGAACATGTCAGATGTTCAGCAAAACTTAT CAGATGAAGATGCTTTTAAACTTCTGTGGGAAATGAAGATGAGAAAAAGACAAGGGAAACCAAATCTTCCAGACACAGTTACTGAACTTGACACAGAAGATGGCTGTAAAGTCTATCTAGTTGGCACAGCTCATTTCAGTGAGAGTAGTCGAAAAGATGTTGTAAAG ACTATTCAAGAGGTACAGCCAGATGTGGTGGTTGTGGAACTATGTCAGTACAGAGTCTCCATGCTCAAAATGGATGAAAAGACATTATTAAAGGAAGCCAGAGAAATTAATCTGGACAAGTTGCAACAAGCTATAAAACAG AATGGAGTAATGTCTGGATTAATGCAAATACTGCTGTTGAAGGTCTCTGCACACATCACGGAACAGCTGGGCATGGCCCCAGGTGGTGAATTCAGGGAGGCCTTTAAAGAG GCTGGAAAAGTGCCTTTTTGTAAGTTTCATCTTGGGGACAGGCCCATCCCCATCACTTTTAAACGGGCCATTGCTGCACTTTCCATCTGGCAAAAGGTTAAATTAGCCTGGGGTCTCTGTTTCCTCTCTGATCCTATCAG TAAAGATGACGTAGAAAAGTGCAAGCAAAAAGATCTTCTAGAGCAGATGATGTCAGAAATGATTGGAGAGTTTCCTGACCTTCATCGTACAATTGTTGCCGAACGGGATGTTTATCTGGCCTACATGCTGAAGCAGGCAGCGAAGCCATTAGAACTACCTCTGGCTTTAGGAC CTGAACCCAGTCAGCAAATACCATCTGTTGTAGTAGGAGTCGTTGGAATGGGTCACATACCTGGAATTGAAAAGAACTGGAATAATCTACTAAATATTCAAGAATTAATGAG tGTTCCACCGCCTTCATTAGCTGCTAAAGTGTTCAAGTTTGCAGTTAAAGCAACTCTTATGGGACTCATGGGTTATGGCTGCTACCGTGTGGGAAAAGGGACCATTCACTTAATATTGTCAAGGCCATTTATACAGAGTTACCTCCACAAATTTACAAATCAAATATTCTGA
- the trabd gene encoding traB domain-containing protein isoform X2, giving the protein MEEDQREAVASLTPLAVSADDPQNMSDVQQNLYEDAFKLLWEMKMRKRQGKPNLPDTVTELDTEDGCKVYLVGTAHFSESSRKDVVKTIQEVQPDVVVVELCQYRVSMLKMDEKTLLKEAREINLDKLQQAIKQNGVMSGLMQILLLKVSAHITEQLGMAPGGEFREAFKEAGKVPFCKFHLGDRPIPITFKRAIAALSIWQKVKLAWGLCFLSDPISKDDVEKCKQKDLLEQMMSEMIGEFPDLHRTIVAERDVYLAYMLKQAAKPLELPLALGPEPSQQIPSVVVGVVGMGHIPGIEKNWNNLLNIQELMSVPPPSLAAKVFKFAVKATLMGLMGYGCYRVGKGTIHLILSRPFIQSYLHKFTNQIF; this is encoded by the exons ATGGAGGAAGACCAAAGGGAG GCAGTGGCAAGTCTGACACCCCTAGCGGTATCTGCTGATGATCCACAGAACATGTCAGATGTTCAGCAAAACTTAT ATGAAGATGCTTTTAAACTTCTGTGGGAAATGAAGATGAGAAAAAGACAAGGGAAACCAAATCTTCCAGACACAGTTACTGAACTTGACACAGAAGATGGCTGTAAAGTCTATCTAGTTGGCACAGCTCATTTCAGTGAGAGTAGTCGAAAAGATGTTGTAAAG ACTATTCAAGAGGTACAGCCAGATGTGGTGGTTGTGGAACTATGTCAGTACAGAGTCTCCATGCTCAAAATGGATGAAAAGACATTATTAAAGGAAGCCAGAGAAATTAATCTGGACAAGTTGCAACAAGCTATAAAACAG AATGGAGTAATGTCTGGATTAATGCAAATACTGCTGTTGAAGGTCTCTGCACACATCACGGAACAGCTGGGCATGGCCCCAGGTGGTGAATTCAGGGAGGCCTTTAAAGAG GCTGGAAAAGTGCCTTTTTGTAAGTTTCATCTTGGGGACAGGCCCATCCCCATCACTTTTAAACGGGCCATTGCTGCACTTTCCATCTGGCAAAAGGTTAAATTAGCCTGGGGTCTCTGTTTCCTCTCTGATCCTATCAG TAAAGATGACGTAGAAAAGTGCAAGCAAAAAGATCTTCTAGAGCAGATGATGTCAGAAATGATTGGAGAGTTTCCTGACCTTCATCGTACAATTGTTGCCGAACGGGATGTTTATCTGGCCTACATGCTGAAGCAGGCAGCGAAGCCATTAGAACTACCTCTGGCTTTAGGAC CTGAACCCAGTCAGCAAATACCATCTGTTGTAGTAGGAGTCGTTGGAATGGGTCACATACCTGGAATTGAAAAGAACTGGAATAATCTACTAAATATTCAAGAATTAATGAG tGTTCCACCGCCTTCATTAGCTGCTAAAGTGTTCAAGTTTGCAGTTAAAGCAACTCTTATGGGACTCATGGGTTATGGCTGCTACCGTGTGGGAAAAGGGACCATTCACTTAATATTGTCAAGGCCATTTATACAGAGTTACCTCCACAAATTTACAAATCAAATATTCTGA